Part of the Nymphaea colorata isolate Beijing-Zhang1983 unplaced genomic scaffold, ASM883128v2 scaffold0663, whole genome shotgun sequence genome, ATGACCTTGTTGCCGTCAATAAGATGCTTCTTGAGCTCATGAGAAAGGACACCCTCAAGTGGTGCAACCTGGTATGAATCACAGACCTTCTGGATGACTTCAGTAACTTCGTTGTTGAAGTGTCCTGGCTTAAGAAGCCTGAGAGCAGCTTGAGCAGCCTTATAGGCAGCAAGGATAACATCGGCCTTCTTGCCAGTCACGGGGGCGTTCTTGTCGGATTGAATCACGACGGTATGGGCAACGAATGCAGCAAAACCGTCAATGTGAGCTCCGAGTTCGATCTTGACGAGATCTCCTTCCTTGATGGCGGTGGAGTCTTCGAGGAGAGGTGCATTGTAGCCACAAACCTCATTAACTGAGAGAGTGGTGGGGAAGGCGAGACCCTTGAAGGTTGGCTTTTTGTTATAGACCTTGGAGAGTTCTTCATAGATTTGGCCGTCTGACCAGAGGCAGAGTTCGAAGATCTTGGAGCCAACTGCAATCTTCTTGAGGAGTCTAGCGAGGACTTCGTTGACAATTTTGGCTGAAATTTGGTACTTTTCGATGACACCGGGGGTGCTGAGGGTTTCCTCTTATTCTCTTTCGTCTCTTTCCATGTTCAACAAGTAATATGGACAAATTAAAAATGagctaaaaatattaaaattcaatttaaataatACCGCACCCTTCTGTACtccttctttcttcatctttcagTCACTTTGATTGTCACCACCTCCTCAGACGAAATGATGGATGTAATATAATTCGTTAATTATTTTAATTGTAAAAGTAGGGAATGCAGCCAGAGGAAGTCGACACATAGGCGTTGTTTTCTGGCCTAAGTGAGGCCAATCCTAAGCAGCTTCGTCAAGTCATTGACGTATTAATCAATAAGAGCCGAGTATTGATTCAGAACCTTGAATAGACATGGTAAAAATTAGAACAATCGGAAAGatagaaaatgttttggaaagaAAACTACTATCACCTCAGAGAAGCTTGCCATAAATACGCAGACAGCAATGGGCTCGTCCCTTTTGACTACATCACTGCCCTTTAGGCATagctcaaaaaggaaaaagtatcGAAATCATGCCTATAAGAGAAATTCAAAGTGATGCACCCACAGTCGATCCATCATAGCCTGAGGGTTTAGAATAAAAAACCGGATATGCGTCTCAAATAAGATGAGAAAGATTATTCGACGGTCTATAAGGACGTCAATAAGTCAAACTCAACCACGCATTTCAAGGAAAGTCCAAACTCTGTTAAGCTGCAGAGCAAGCATAAGATAGGCCCTAAAAATATCTAGTTCTTCAAGTTTAGGGAAACGAAATTGCAACAATGATACAATGATTTCTACTTCATTTTCTACGCCTAATCTAACCAAAAGATATCCAGAATGAGGTTAGTTTAAATTGATAGCAACAATCATTTATTCTTTCGAGTTTAGCTCTTATGGTGAAGCCGTTCATGTTCCACAGCTTTAGGATGGTTGCGATAGGTATGGTCGTGCTTGTATGAGTATTTACATTCGCCTAATTAACCGTATTTTATTGCTTTATTTAAGCATTGGCTCTGCTTTGAGTTCTGTTTTTAGTAATTACTATGGATTCGCAATAGACTTAAAGATAACTTTGTCTTAGCCTTTATAACGCGTTCGTATTTCCAAAGAATTTGCTATTCAGTTGATAAATTTTC contains:
- the LOC116245432 gene encoding uncharacterized protein LOC116245432: KIVNEVLARLLKKIAVGSKIFELCLWSDGQIYEELSKVYNKKPTFKGLAFPTTLSVNEVCGYNAPLLEDSTAIKEGDLVKIELGAHIDGFAAFVAHTVVIQSDKNAPVTGKKADVILAAYKAAQAALRLLKPGHFNNEVTEVIQKVCDSYQVAPLEGVLSHELKKHLIDGNKVIINKETFEQRVDAQEFAIHDVFALDVFVSSGEGKPKESDLRCTVYKRALDRSYNLKIKQSRQFFNEVLDRYPSFCFGLNSFEDPITARIGIKECLEHELLVPFPILVEKPGNFVAQFKFTVMITKGKTTALTGLPIDEALFKTENTIKDQQILDLLAVFYV